Within Actinoplanes sp. L3-i22, the genomic segment CCGCGGATCGCCTCCGCGGAGGGCATCGCGCGACCGAACGGGCGGGGGCCGCCGCCGTCGACGACGTCGCAGACCAGGCGGCCCTCGTCGGCCCAGACCCGGATGTGCCCGCCGCCGCCGGTGTGCTGCAGCGTGTTCGTGGTCAACTCGCTGACCGCGAGCGTGAGCAGGTCGATCCGGGCGTCGGCGAGACCGAGCGCCCGGGCCCGCTCGGTGACGAACGTCCGGACGGTGCGCAGGTCGTCGGGCTCGGTGTAGGACATGCCGTCGGTGCCGGCGGGCTGGGTCCGCGACGTGTCGTCGGTGCCGGCGGGCTGGGTCCGCGACGTGCCGTCGGTAGCGGTGGGTTCGGTGTGCGACGTGTCGTCGGGCTCGGTGCCGGTGGGCCGCTCAGGCATGGCGGCGCTCTTCGGCCGGCGCTTTCAGCAGCGCGTCCAGCCCGGTCAGCTCGAGGACCGCGGCGACCGGGCCGTCGGCGTTGACCACGTAGAGGTGCCCGGCCCGGCCCCGCGCCGCGTGGTGCGCGGTGACCAGGGCGTGCACGCCGGTGGAGTCGAGGAAGCCGACCGCGGCCATGTCGACGAAGACAGCGCCGGCGCGATTCACCGCGTCCAGCAGCGCGGCGGTGAGCCGGTCGCGGACCGTGAGATCGCAGTCACCGGCCAGGAAGACGGTGACACGGCCGGGCTCAGCGGCTGTCCTCGCCTCGAAGCTCGCCATCGACCGTTGTACCTTTCCCTGCCACGGGGAACCCTGCCCGGCCCATCATGACACCCGACGGCGCGAAACGCGCCTACCGGAGTATTCCAGGACCGGAAAGGAACACGCGCGGGCGCCCGGAGGTGCGGCGCCCGCGCGTGTCCGTCGAACGGAGCTGGACGGGGATCAGGCCTGGGCCAGCGCCTCGCAGCAGGTGTCGATCAGCAGGCGGGTGACCACGTACGGGTCCACGTTCGCGTTCGGGCGGCGGTCCTCGATGTAACCCTTGCCGTCCTTCTCGACCTGCCACGGGATGCGCACCGACGCGCCGCGGTCCGACACGCCGTAGCTGTACTCGGTCCACGGGGCGGTCTCGTGCAGGCCGGTCAGGCGCTGGTCGATGCCGGCGCCGTAGCCGTCCACGTGCTCCTGGCGGCGCTTGCCCAGCGACTCCGCGGCGGTGATGATCGCGTCGTAGTTCTCGCGCATCGCCTCGGTGGAGAAGTTGGTGTGCGCGCCGGCGCCGTTCCAGTCGCCCTTGACCGGCTTCGGGTCCAGGGTGGCGGACACGCCGTGGTCCTCGGCGATGCGGTAGAGCAGCCAGCGGGCCACCCACAGCTCGTCGGCCACCTGCGGGGCGCCGACCGGGCCGATCTGGAACTCCCACTGGCCGGGCATGACCTCGGCGTTGATGCCGGACAGGTGCAGGCCGGCGGCCAGGCACGCGTCCATGTGCTCCTCGACGATCTCGCGGCCGAAGACCTCGTCCGCGCCGACGCCGCAGTAGTAACCGCCCTGCGGGGCCGGGTAGCCACCGCCGACCGGGAAGCCGAGCGGGCGGCCGTCCTTGAAGAACGTGTACTCCTGCTCGATGCCGAAGATCGCCTTCTGGTCGGCGTACTTCTCGGCGGACGCGCGGCAGGCGGCGCGGGTGTTGGTCGGGTGCGGGGTGCCGTCGATCAGCTCGACCTCGCACAGGACCAGGATGTTCTTGCCACCACGGATCGGGTCCGGGCAGACGAACACCGGGCGGAGCACACAGTCCGACTTGTCACCGGGCGCCTGGTTGGTGCTGGAACCGTCGAAACCCCAGATCGGCGGCTGCTCGCCGTCGGCCAGGATCTTGGTCTTCGACCGGAGCTTCGCGGTCGGCTGGGTTCCGTCGGTCCACAGGTACTCGGCCTTCACAGCCATTCAAATTCTCCTCAAGCGAAAACGGCGCCGGATGGCATTGCCGGACGACCCTGGCGCGGCGCGAGGAGGCTAACGGCCCAACATCAAATCCATGTTTCCGATCCCGAACAACGGAACGGTGATCCCGGTAACCATGAGTAGTGGCGGAGGTGCTGTCCACATGGAAGCGATTGACACATAATGTGACGGGCCCCACACTCTTGCCCGCGGCGGGTCCAGCAACGACTATCAGGGGTCAGTAGCGCGGGAGGAGGCGGCGCCGTGCAGATCCAGAGGATCGTGGTGGGCTACGACGGCTCGGTGGAGGCGCGTAAGGCGGCTCGCTGGGCCTTCGACGAGGCCGAGCGCACCGGCATGCCGGTGGAGCTGGTCTACGCGTACGAATGGCCCAGCTATGTGCCGGCCGCCGCGATGATGCCCGCCGCGGCCGTCTACCCGGACCTGGACACCGATCTCGCGGTCACCGACATGCTCGGCCGGGCCGTGGACACCGCGATGAGCACCCATCCCGGGGTACGGGTGTGGGCCCGCGTCGAGCACTCCACCGCCGCGGTCGCCCTGATCCAGCGGGCCGCCGACGCCGCCCTGGTGGTGCTCGGCGGACGCCGTCCCAGCGGGGTGCGCGCCTGGCTCGGCACCACCAGCGGCTCGGTGAGCGCGCACGCCCGCTGCCCGGTGGTGGTGGTCCGCGGTGAGCCCCGGGTCACCGACCCGGTGGTGGCCGGGGTGGACGGGCCGGAGGCCGCCGGTACGGTGCTGGGCTTCGCGTTCGAGCAGGCCGCGGTCCGGGGCGTGCCGGTCCGGGCGGTGCACGGCTGGTCGCCGCCGGACGGGCGGGACCTGCTCTGCGAGACGAACCTGCGCGCGGTCGCCGAGGAGCGCGGCCGGCTGGAGGCGATGGTCGGCTGCTGGCGGCGGCGCTTCCCGGGCGTGCCGGTCAGCGCCGAGGTGGTGGTCGGGTCGCCGGGGGAGGTGCTGGCCCAGGCGGCCACCGGCGCTCAACTCGTGGTGGCCGGGGCCCGGTCGCGCCGCGCGCTGCTCGCCGGGCTGCGCCCGTCGGTCGGCCGGCATCTGCTGCACCGGGCGCGCTGCACGGTCGCGCTCGTCACCCGTACCCGGGCAGCAATTCGATTTTGATCTGAACCGGCGCCGGAGCCGGCCTCGAAGGCGGCCGGAGCCGCCGGAGCCGGCCTCAGAGGCGGCCGGCGTCCAGTTCGTCGAGGACGCGTTTCAGGAACTTGGGCGTCTCGGCCGGCGGCTGCGCCTCGATGAACAGCCGCCCGATCGCCGCCGCGTAGTTGTCCACCTCGTCCCGCTTGTCCAGGTAGAGCGCGCTTGTCAGGTGCTCGATGTAGACCACGTCGGGCAGTTCCTCGTGCGGGAAGCGCAGGATGCTGAACGCGCCACCGGCCGCCGCGTGCCCGCCGGAGTCGAACGGCACGATCTGCAGCCGCACGTTCGGCGACTCGCACGTCCCGATCAGCGCGACGATCTGCTCGCGCAGCACCGCCCGCCCGCCGATCGGCCGCCGCAGCGCCGCCTCGTCGAGCACCGCCCAGAGCCGCGGCGCGTCGGCCCGCTGCAGCACCTTCTGCCGTTCCATCCGCAGGTTGGCGCGCCGGTCGATCTGGCCCGCGTCGGCGTTGCCGTGGCCGAGCTTGATCACCGCGCGGGCGTACGCGTCGGTCTGCAGCAGCCCCGGCACGAACTGCACCTCGTACGTCCGGATCAGCTCGGCCGCCTGCTCCAGGTCCAGATAGTTCTGGAACCAGGTGTCCAGCACGTCGCCGTACTGATGCCACCAGCTCGGCGCGTTCGCCTCCCGGGTCAGCGTGAGCATCCGGTCGTGCTCGATCCGGTCCTCGACGCCGTAGAGCTTGAGCAGGTCGACGATGTCGCGTTCCTTGAAGCCGACCCGGCCCAGCTCCATGCGGCTGATCTTGGATTCGGACGCGCGGATGACGTAGCCCGCCTGCTCGCGCGACAACCCCTTGGCCCGGCGCAGCGCGCGCAGATGTGCGCCGACCTGGAGCCGGCGCACGGTCGAGCCGCCTATGTCATGTTCCTCCGCCAAGGAAACCTCCTCAGAGGCAGCCTAGACACTCGACTAAGACAGCGCGATCAGGGCTTGCGACCGACGGCACAGTACTGGCTGATCTCGGGCGTGTCGTCCGATTCCGGGCGCCAGCGGGTCACCGAGACCACGCCCGGCTCGACCAGCTCCAGGCCCTCGAAGAGCGACGCGATCCGCTCCGGGGTGCGCAGGTGGTACTTCGGGTTCGCCGAGATGTTCCAGATCCGGGTGGCCTCGCGGACGTCCGGGTCGGTGTCGCTGCCGTCGTACATCGCGAAGTAGCTGCCGGAGGGGAAGCGGTCCAGCAGCGCGGCGATGATCTCCCGGGCCTCGTCGTCGGACTCCACGTGACCGAGGATGCCCATCAGCATCAGCGCGACCGGCTGGTCGAAGTCGAGCGTCTCGGCGGCCTTGTCCAGGATCGCCCGCGGATCGTGCAGGTCGGCGTCGACATAGGCGGTCTTACCCTCGGCGGTGCTGGTCAGCAGCGCGCGGGCGTGGGCGAGCACGAGCGGGTCGTTGTCGACGTAGACGATCTTCGCGGCCGGGTTGGTGGCCTGCGCGACCTCGTGGGTGTTGTCCGCGGTGGGCAGCCCGGTGCCGATGTCCAGGAACTGGGTCACCTTGGCCTCGCCGGCCAGGAAGCGCACGGCGCGGACCAGGTACTGCCGGGAGAGGCGGGCGTGCGTGGCGAAGTGCGGCAGCGACGCGACGATCTGGTCACCGACGGCGCGGTCGACCTCGAAGTTGTCCTTGCCGCCGAGCAGGTAGTTCCAGATCCGGGCGGTCTGCGGAACGCTGGTGTCGAGCTTGGGGGCGTCGGTGGGGTCCTGAGTCACGCGCGCACGTCCTCGGGGCTGGGCGGACCCGATGTCCTTTGTGGATCCGCAGGCGTTCGGTCGCCGCCAGCATACCCATCCCGGACGGTCACGCCAGCGAGTGCGCCACCCGGCGAAGAAATTCCAGGTTGCTCGTTGTGGCGCGCAGCTGGGCCAGCAGTTGCTGCATGCCCTCGCGCCGATCCTGGCCACCGAGCGCGCGCCGGACCTGACCGACCACGGCCAGCTCGGCCGGCGACAGCAGCAGCTCGTCGTGCCGAGTGCCGGTGCTGGCCAGGTCGATCGCCGGGAAGACCCGGGCCTCGGCCAGCGAACGGTCCAGTTTGACCTCGGCGTTGCCGGTGCTCTTGAACTCCTCGAAGATCACCGTGTCGAGGGCCGAGCCGTTCTCCACCAGGGCGGTCGCGATGATCGTCACCGAGCCGCCGCCCTCCAGGTTGCGGGCCGCGCCGAGCAGCCGCTTCGGCGGTTGCAGGGCACTGCTGTCCAGGCCGCCGGTGAGGGTGCGGCCCCGGCCGGCCGGCGCGATCAGGTTGTAGGCCCGGCCCAGCCGGGTGATCGAGTCGAGCAGGACGATCACGTCCGCCCCCTGCTCGGCGAGGCGTTTGGCCCGCTCGACGGCGAGCTCGGCGACCGCGGTGTGCTCCTGCGGCGGGCGGTCGAAGGTGGCCGCGCAGATCTCCGCCTTGGTGGTGCGCTGCCAGTCGGTGACCTCCTCGGGCCGCTCGTCGACCAGCACCGCCATCAGGTGACAGTCCGGATGGTTGCGGGTGATCGCGTCGGCGACCTGGTGCAGGACGGTCGTCTTGCCGGCCTTCGGCGGGGCGACGATCAGGGCGCGCTGGCCCTTGCCGATCGGCATCATCAGGTCGAGCACGCGGGTGGTGAGCACGTCGCGCCCGGTCTCCAGGCGCAGCCGCTCCTGCGGGTAGAGGGCGGTCATCCGGTAGAACTCCGGCCGGCTGCCGGGCTCGCCGCCGTTGACCGCGGTGACCTGCAGGTGCACCGGCTTGCCGGGGCGGCCGACGCGGGCGAAACCGGTCACCCGGTCGCCGCGGCGCAGGCCCAGTCGCCGGGTGTCGGCGACGGCCACCGGCAGGTCGTCGGGGCCGGGAAGGTAGCCGTCGGCGCGCAGCCAGGCGCGGTCGTCGACGATGTCGAGAAGGGCGTCGACGGCGACGGTCTCCTCGGCTTGCGTGGGCAGCTCACGCTGCGGGTCAGGGCTTTTGCGGGTACGGACATCGGTCATGAAGGTGGCTCCTGGAAGTCGGGCACGGAGCGGCCCGGGAGTGGGTGCCGGGCGGAAAACGGCCCGGGGGGGAGATCCCTGGGCACGAACGGCCCGAAGGAAAGGTGTGATGACGGCGCTGAGAAGCGCGTCGAAAAACTGAGCTGAACCCGGGCGGGGAACCCCACCGGCATCCGAGTTGACCCCACCCTAGCACCGTTCGCGGATTCGGCCCAGTAGGGCAGGATGGGTGTCACAGTTCGCGGGGAGGGGACGCCATGCCACTGTTGCGCCGGGTCATCGGATCGGTGCTGCGCCGGGTGCGCCAGCGCCAGGGCCGCACGCTGAAAGAGGTCGCCACCGAGGCCGGCGTGTCGCTGCCGTACCTGTCGGAGGTGGAGCGCGGCACCAAGGAGGCGTCGTCGGAGATCCTCGCGGCGATCTGCCGGGCGCTCGGGCTGCCGATGACCGACCTGCTCGACCTGGTCCGCCAGGAGCTGATCGTCAGTCAGCCGGTCCGTCCGGCCGGCCGGTTCGAGGTCGCCCAGGCGCACACCCCGGCTTCGCCCCGCGCCCAGGCCCGGCGCGGGCCGACCTGCTCGGTCAGCGGCCGCCGGCCGGCCCGGGTCGCGGCGGGCGGGCGTCCGCGCACCGGCCTGGCCCGGATGTCCGCCAGGCTGTTCGTGACCTGCTAGTCCGGCGGAGTGACCTGGTCCGGCGGAGTGACCTGGTCCGGCGGAGTGACCTGGTCCGGCGGCGGGATCGGGAGGACGAGGCGCGAGGTGGACAGGTCGATCGTCCGGTGTGACGGCCGGGTCCGGGCCGAGGTGGCCGGGTCGTCGCCGGTGCCCAGGTTGCGCTCCCAGTGCGGATGCGAGCCGCCCGCGACGACCAGCCGGATCCGGTGCCCGCGGGCGAACCGGTGGGCGACGCTGTCGAGCTCGATCCGCACCATGTCCCCGGGCGCCGACGGGTCGAGTCGGCGGAACCCGTCGGCGACGTTACGGGAGCGGCCCTCGGCGTCGACGTCCGAGAGCCGGACGAACAGGTCGGCGTACGGGTTGTCGGACCGGTGCCCGAGCTCCGCCACCGGGCTGCCGAGGACCGCCAGCTCCGCGGGCAGCGGCTCGGAGGTGAAGGCGAGCACGTCGGAGCGCGCCGCCAGGGCACTGTCGTCGGTGTAGCCGGCGGTGATGCCCGGGGAGACCTGGGTGACGAACGCTCCGCCGTACGTCGGCGTCGGTTTTTCGGGGTTGTAGCGGAACTCGCCGATCTCGCCCGTCTCGGCCGGGAGCTCGGCCAGCAGCCCGCCGGAGCGCGGGTGGAGGACCCGCTCCACCGTCGCCGGCGGCCAGGCCGGCAGATCGCGCCAGCCCGCGCCCGGACCGCTGACGAACACCCGGACCGGCGCGGTGCGAGCGCCGCCCAGCTTCGCGGCGAACCAGGCGAGCGCGTCGGGAAGCAGGACGCGGGCACCCGCGGCGCCGCCCTCGGCGTGCGTCCACGGGCCGATCGTGAGCCCGGCGCCGCGCTCGGCCAGCCGGGTGTACGCGGCCAGCGTCTGCCGGAGGAAACCGTCCTGCCAGCCGCCCTGCAGCAGCACCGGGATCCGGGTCCGGGCCAGGGCCTCGGTCAGGTCGGCGCGGTGCCACCACGGGTCGGCGGGGTCCCGCCGGCTGATCCACTCGCGGTACCAGGGCGCCTGCCCGTCCATCAGCTCGTCCGCGGCCTCGGTCAGCGGGAGCGCGGACAGGGCCCGCTGGATCTTGCCGCGGGCGGCGAGGACCGAGAACATCCGCGGCACGATCGGCCGCTCCTGCCGGGTCGTCACGAACGACCACTCGAACAGGGTGCTGAGCACGAACGCCCCGCCGGGGTAGGCGAAGCGGCGGAAGTCGTACGGCGCGCACGCGATCACCGCGGTGACCAGCTCGGGCGGCGGATCCATCAGCAGCGCCCACTGGGTGAAGCCGGAGTAGGAGTAGCCGTGGGTGACGAACCGTCCGTCGAACCACGGCTGCCCGCGCAGCCACGCGACGACGTCGGCGGCGTCGTCGACCTCGCGCATGAACGGCTCGTACGTGCCACCCGACCCGAAGGTGCCCCGGCACCGGACCAGCACCACCCGGTAGCCCCGGTTCGCGAACAGGCCGCCGGTCATCGAGGAGCCGAGCACGTTCACCCCGTACGGCGAGCTGACCAGCACCGTTCCCAGTGCCGGGCCGGTCGGCAGCAGCACGTCGGCGAGCAGCTCGACCCCGTCGCGCATCGGGATCCGCACGTCCCGCGCCACGCGGTAGTCGCCGGTCGGCGCCGGCAGCCGGGCGTATCTCGTCCACACCCGGTCGGCGAGCCGCTCCCCGAACGTCCGATCCCGCATACCCCCGATCCTGACGCGCGCGCCCCGGCTACGGAAGGACGCGGGCGCCCCGGCGACGGAAGACCGTCAGCTGTAGCGGGCCCACAGGTCGCGCAGAACCGTCCAGTCGCCGTTGATCGCGGTGCAGTCGGTCTCCAGGCGCAGGTCCGACAAGGCGCCGGCCCGTCCCCAGAAGACCCCGCAGGTCTTGTCGACGACATATTCGAAATAGGTCCCGGCGACACCACTCACCGGCCCGGTCCGCGGCCCGGGCGCCATCGCCCCGGCACTCGTGCGGCTGATCTGCTCGCGGTAGCGCCGGGTGTCGTCGAACGCCTGCTGGGTCCCGAACGTCTCGAAGTAGACGTGCACGTCGCCGGCCTGGCAGGTGACCGCCTCGACGCGGCCGTTGTCCAGCATCGGGCCGCCCGGGTCGCGCGCGGTCAGGCAGGCGCCCAGGTCGGGCAGCCAGGACTCGGCGAGCGTGGCTACCGCCGTACCGGCGAATTTGTCTTTCTGGGGTGGGTCTTCCGGGGTTGATCCCGAGGTGCCCAGCAGGTAACCGCCGACGCCGGTGAGGAGCGGGAGCACGATCGCCGCCCAGAGCAGCCGGCGGGACGGCTTCGGTGGCGCGGGCGCGGCCGCCGGCTCGGGCGGGGGCGTGACCGGGTTCTCCGGCCAGTGGCCGTCGTCGGAATCGGACTGCAGCGAGTCCCAC encodes:
- a CDS encoding ATP-binding protein produces the protein MPERPTGTEPDDTSHTEPTATDGTSRTQPAGTDDTSRTQPAGTDGMSYTEPDDLRTVRTFVTERARALGLADARIDLLTLAVSELTTNTLQHTGGGGHIRVWADEGRLVCDVVDGGGPRPFGRAMPSAEAIRGRGLAIVERICDAVYTSSVPGGTLVRICLNLS
- a CDS encoding STAS domain-containing protein: MASFEARTAAEPGRVTVFLAGDCDLTVRDRLTAALLDAVNRAGAVFVDMAAVGFLDSTGVHALVTAHHAARGRAGHLYVVNADGPVAAVLELTGLDALLKAPAEERRHA
- the glnII gene encoding glutamine synthetase — encoded protein: MAVKAEYLWTDGTQPTAKLRSKTKILADGEQPPIWGFDGSSTNQAPGDKSDCVLRPVFVCPDPIRGGKNILVLCEVELIDGTPHPTNTRAACRASAEKYADQKAIFGIEQEYTFFKDGRPLGFPVGGGYPAPQGGYYCGVGADEVFGREIVEEHMDACLAAGLHLSGINAEVMPGQWEFQIGPVGAPQVADELWVARWLLYRIAEDHGVSATLDPKPVKGDWNGAGAHTNFSTEAMRENYDAIITAAESLGKRRQEHVDGYGAGIDQRLTGLHETAPWTEYSYGVSDRGASVRIPWQVEKDGKGYIEDRRPNANVDPYVVTRLLIDTCCEALAQA
- a CDS encoding universal stress protein; the encoded protein is MQIQRIVVGYDGSVEARKAARWAFDEAERTGMPVELVYAYEWPSYVPAAAMMPAAAVYPDLDTDLAVTDMLGRAVDTAMSTHPGVRVWARVEHSTAAVALIQRAADAALVVLGGRRPSGVRAWLGTTSGSVSAHARCPVVVVRGEPRVTDPVVAGVDGPEAAGTVLGFAFEQAAVRGVPVRAVHGWSPPDGRDLLCETNLRAVAEERGRLEAMVGCWRRRFPGVPVSAEVVVGSPGEVLAQAATGAQLVVAGARSRRALLAGLRPSVGRHLLHRARCTVALVTRTRAAIRF
- a CDS encoding helix-turn-helix transcriptional regulator, which encodes MAEEHDIGGSTVRRLQVGAHLRALRRAKGLSREQAGYVIRASESKISRMELGRVGFKERDIVDLLKLYGVEDRIEHDRMLTLTREANAPSWWHQYGDVLDTWFQNYLDLEQAAELIRTYEVQFVPGLLQTDAYARAVIKLGHGNADAGQIDRRANLRMERQKVLQRADAPRLWAVLDEAALRRPIGGRAVLREQIVALIGTCESPNVRLQIVPFDSGGHAAAGGAFSILRFPHEELPDVVYIEHLTSALYLDKRDEVDNYAAAIGRLFIEAQPPAETPKFLKRVLDELDAGRL
- a CDS encoding SAM-dependent methyltransferase codes for the protein MTQDPTDAPKLDTSVPQTARIWNYLLGGKDNFEVDRAVGDQIVASLPHFATHARLSRQYLVRAVRFLAGEAKVTQFLDIGTGLPTADNTHEVAQATNPAAKIVYVDNDPLVLAHARALLTSTAEGKTAYVDADLHDPRAILDKAAETLDFDQPVALMLMGILGHVESDDEAREIIAALLDRFPSGSYFAMYDGSDTDPDVREATRIWNISANPKYHLRTPERIASLFEGLELVEPGVVSVTRWRPESDDTPEISQYCAVGRKP
- the rho gene encoding transcription termination factor Rho, translated to MTDVRTRKSPDPQRELPTQAEETVAVDALLDIVDDRAWLRADGYLPGPDDLPVAVADTRRLGLRRGDRVTGFARVGRPGKPVHLQVTAVNGGEPGSRPEFYRMTALYPQERLRLETGRDVLTTRVLDLMMPIGKGQRALIVAPPKAGKTTVLHQVADAITRNHPDCHLMAVLVDERPEEVTDWQRTTKAEICAATFDRPPQEHTAVAELAVERAKRLAEQGADVIVLLDSITRLGRAYNLIAPAGRGRTLTGGLDSSALQPPKRLLGAARNLEGGGSVTIIATALVENGSALDTVIFEEFKSTGNAEVKLDRSLAEARVFPAIDLASTGTRHDELLLSPAELAVVGQVRRALGGQDRREGMQQLLAQLRATTSNLEFLRRVAHSLA
- a CDS encoding helix-turn-helix domain-containing protein → MPLLRRVIGSVLRRVRQRQGRTLKEVATEAGVSLPYLSEVERGTKEASSEILAAICRALGLPMTDLLDLVRQELIVSQPVRPAGRFEVAQAHTPASPRAQARRGPTCSVSGRRPARVAAGGRPRTGLARMSARLFVTC
- a CDS encoding CocE/NonD family hydrolase is translated as MRDRTFGERLADRVWTRYARLPAPTGDYRVARDVRIPMRDGVELLADVLLPTGPALGTVLVSSPYGVNVLGSSMTGGLFANRGYRVVLVRCRGTFGSGGTYEPFMREVDDAADVVAWLRGQPWFDGRFVTHGYSYSGFTQWALLMDPPPELVTAVIACAPYDFRRFAYPGGAFVLSTLFEWSFVTTRQERPIVPRMFSVLAARGKIQRALSALPLTEAADELMDGQAPWYREWISRRDPADPWWHRADLTEALARTRIPVLLQGGWQDGFLRQTLAAYTRLAERGAGLTIGPWTHAEGGAAGARVLLPDALAWFAAKLGGARTAPVRVFVSGPGAGWRDLPAWPPATVERVLHPRSGGLLAELPAETGEIGEFRYNPEKPTPTYGGAFVTQVSPGITAGYTDDSALAARSDVLAFTSEPLPAELAVLGSPVAELGHRSDNPYADLFVRLSDVDAEGRSRNVADGFRRLDPSAPGDMVRIELDSVAHRFARGHRIRLVVAGGSHPHWERNLGTGDDPATSARTRPSHRTIDLSTSRLVLPIPPPDQVTPPDQVTPPDQVTPPD